Proteins from a single region of Pseudodesulfovibrio portus:
- a CDS encoding outer membrane protein assembly factor BamD — MRRIVVPVLAVVLLSLSGCMWIDNYFLPPPEDTAQELFEAGMDAMGDKEYDDAQEYFSKLKDRFPFSPFAMKGELALGDAYFLDEEYLLALEAYKEFEALHPTNDEIPYVLYQIAGSNINMFKTIDRRQENINEALEYLYRLVETYPQSKYAEAGKAQIAKARRILAEHEVFMADFFWRTEQYGPAWHRYQYVVENFSEIPDLRDYAIRRAESSYYEYQKSLSEEERARLQGSWLRWLKQWL; from the coding sequence ATGCGTCGCATAGTGGTTCCCGTCCTGGCCGTTGTTCTCCTGTCCCTGTCGGGATGCATGTGGATCGATAATTATTTCCTTCCTCCGCCCGAGGACACCGCCCAGGAATTGTTTGAAGCGGGCATGGATGCCATGGGCGACAAGGAATACGATGACGCCCAGGAATACTTCTCCAAGCTCAAGGACCGATTCCCGTTCAGCCCCTTCGCCATGAAGGGCGAGCTGGCTCTCGGTGATGCGTATTTCCTTGACGAGGAGTACCTGCTGGCCCTCGAAGCCTACAAGGAATTCGAGGCGTTGCATCCGACCAACGATGAAATCCCCTACGTTCTCTATCAGATCGCCGGGTCGAACATAAACATGTTCAAGACCATTGATCGTCGTCAGGAGAACATCAACGAGGCCCTGGAGTACCTGTACCGGCTGGTGGAAACCTATCCGCAGTCCAAGTACGCCGAGGCCGGCAAGGCACAGATCGCCAAGGCAAGACGCATCCTGGCCGAACACGAGGTGTTCATGGCCGATTTCTTCTGGCGTACGGAGCAGTATGGCCCCGCATGGCATCGTTACCAGTACGTGGTGGAGAATTTTTCGGAAATCCCCGACTTGCGCGACTACGCCATCCGGCGGGCCGAGAGTTCCTACTACGAATACCAGAAGAGTCTGTCCGAAGAAGAAAGAGCCCGCCTCCAGGGCAGTTGGCTGCGTTGGCTCAAACAGTGGCTCTAG
- the fusA gene encoding elongation factor G — protein MSKSNAPSAKVLGNLRNIGIIAHIDAGKTTLTERILYYSGKIHRIGEVHEGTATMDYMPEEQERGITITSAVTSCRWDPCMINIIDTPGHVDFTIEVERSLRVLDGAVGVFCGVSGVEPQSETVWRQSESYHVPKLAFVNKMDRLGADFESVLESMVKKLGANPLAIQYPDGAGQDFAGVFDLVTMQRYEFDQASSGAEYATRALTDEETDRISPWREKLIETAAEEDEEILDLYLMGEEVPVDRIHAALRKATLARKIVPVLVGSALKNIGVQHVLDAVCRYLPSPLDVPPAEGIDPRDRTKRSFGVSHSEPLSALVFKVAMDSGRKLALMRIYSGSIGSGDSVYNVTQDETERVARLFRLHAGRKEKIDRAFAGDMVAAAGMKLARTGDTLAQRDAPILLEQIADYKPVISLAIEPRNSEEGDKLDEVLEKYLLEDPTLDLKRDEDTDQVILSGMGELHLEVILERLKREYKLEPRAGKPQVVYQETVTAIGKGQGEFDRELGEDLHYGSVRLSVEPLERDKGQKISVEVDLEAWPNEWIRALEEGIEDGLQSGVLRGYPVRDVRVRVTDLGRREDSSAVGYRMAAAMALKDALSNAGPKLMEPIMWVEISVPEEFVGDVVGLLGAKGAKIENMIDRSGQKVVQGLAPLGRLFGFSTDLRSATQGRAGFMMKFSRFDILE, from the coding sequence GTGAGCAAGAGCAACGCCCCCTCGGCGAAGGTGCTGGGCAACCTTCGCAATATCGGCATCATCGCGCATATCGATGCCGGGAAGACCACTCTTACAGAGAGAATTCTTTATTATTCCGGTAAAATACATCGTATCGGAGAAGTCCACGAGGGCACGGCCACCATGGACTACATGCCCGAGGAGCAGGAGCGCGGCATCACCATCACTTCGGCGGTGACCTCCTGTCGGTGGGACCCGTGCATGATCAACATCATCGATACGCCCGGCCATGTGGATTTCACCATCGAGGTGGAGCGGTCCCTGCGGGTGCTCGACGGGGCTGTGGGCGTGTTTTGCGGTGTGAGCGGCGTGGAGCCGCAGTCCGAGACCGTATGGCGTCAGTCCGAGTCCTACCATGTCCCCAAGCTCGCTTTCGTCAACAAGATGGACAGGTTGGGCGCGGACTTCGAGAGCGTACTCGAATCCATGGTCAAGAAGCTGGGCGCCAACCCGCTGGCCATCCAGTATCCCGATGGCGCGGGCCAGGATTTTGCCGGGGTTTTCGACCTCGTGACCATGCAGCGTTACGAATTCGACCAGGCGTCCAGCGGGGCCGAGTACGCCACGCGCGCCCTGACGGACGAGGAGACGGACCGCATTTCGCCCTGGCGCGAGAAACTCATCGAGACCGCAGCAGAGGAGGACGAGGAAATCCTCGACCTGTATCTCATGGGTGAAGAGGTGCCGGTGGACCGGATTCATGCGGCCTTGCGCAAGGCCACCCTGGCCCGGAAGATAGTTCCCGTTCTGGTGGGCTCGGCGCTGAAGAACATCGGCGTGCAGCACGTGCTGGACGCGGTCTGCCGGTATTTGCCGAGTCCTCTGGATGTCCCGCCTGCCGAGGGCATTGATCCCAGGGATCGCACCAAGCGGTCCTTTGGGGTTTCCCACAGTGAGCCGCTGTCCGCCCTGGTCTTCAAAGTGGCCATGGACTCCGGGCGCAAGCTGGCCTTGATGCGTATTTATTCCGGCAGTATCGGGAGCGGCGATTCCGTGTACAACGTGACTCAGGACGAGACCGAGCGCGTGGCCCGGCTCTTCCGTCTTCATGCCGGGCGCAAGGAGAAGATCGACCGCGCCTTTGCCGGTGACATGGTGGCTGCGGCGGGCATGAAGCTGGCCCGTACCGGCGATACCCTGGCCCAGCGGGATGCGCCCATTCTGTTGGAACAGATTGCTGATTACAAGCCGGTCATCTCGCTGGCCATCGAGCCCCGCAATTCGGAGGAGGGCGATAAGCTGGACGAAGTCCTGGAAAAATATCTGCTTGAGGACCCGACCCTGGACCTCAAGCGGGACGAGGATACGGATCAGGTCATTCTGTCCGGTATGGGCGAGCTGCATCTGGAGGTCATTCTGGAGCGGCTGAAACGGGAATACAAGCTCGAACCGCGTGCAGGCAAGCCGCAGGTCGTGTACCAGGAGACCGTGACCGCCATCGGCAAGGGGCAGGGGGAATTCGACCGGGAACTCGGCGAGGACTTGCATTACGGTTCGGTCCGGCTGTCCGTGGAGCCCCTGGAACGCGACAAGGGGCAGAAGATCTCCGTGGAGGTCGACCTCGAAGCCTGGCCCAACGAGTGGATCAGGGCCCTTGAAGAGGGGATCGAGGACGGGTTGCAGAGCGGTGTCCTGCGCGGCTATCCGGTGAGGGACGTGCGTGTGCGCGTGACCGATCTGGGCAGGCGGGAGGATTCCAGCGCCGTGGGCTACCGCATGGCGGCGGCCATGGCGCTCAAGGATGCGTTGTCCAATGCCGGACCCAAGCTCATGGAGCCCATCATGTGGGTGGAGATCAGCGTTCCCGAGGAGTTCGTGGGCGACGTGGTCGGTCTGCTCGGGGCCAAGGGCGCCAAGATCGAGAACATGATCGACCGTTCGGGCCAGAAGGTTGTCCAGGGACTTGCCCCGTTGGGCAGGCTGTTCGGCTTTTCCACCGACCTGCGTTCCGCCACTCAGGGCCGCGCGGGCTTCATGATGAAATTTTCGCGCTTCGATATTTTGGAGTAG
- a CDS encoding DUF2062 domain-containing protein: MADLRRRDPREEQGEGRIYRWWIGGKRLTRYWFLRLMRQKSSPKNLAAACALGMFIGAMPIIPFQSVVVIFLAFVFRVNKLAAWLATCYSNAATMVPFYYFLFAVGKAVMPFQDVAFDPNHLEMTHLIDAGWHVFAVMFMGGLVFGIPATIVTYFLTLYVVRRYRRRKAIRALRK, translated from the coding sequence TTGGCAGATCTTCGTCGGCGAGACCCCCGCGAGGAGCAGGGGGAGGGCAGGATTTACCGTTGGTGGATCGGCGGAAAGCGGCTGACCCGGTACTGGTTTTTGCGGCTTATGCGCCAGAAGTCCTCGCCCAAGAACCTGGCTGCGGCCTGTGCCCTCGGCATGTTCATCGGGGCCATGCCCATCATTCCCTTCCAGTCCGTGGTGGTCATTTTCCTGGCCTTTGTCTTCAGGGTCAACAAGCTCGCGGCGTGGCTCGCCACCTGTTACTCCAACGCCGCCACCATGGTGCCGTTCTATTATTTCCTCTTTGCCGTGGGCAAGGCCGTCATGCCGTTTCAGGACGTGGCCTTCGACCCCAACCACCTTGAAATGACCCATCTCATCGATGCAGGGTGGCATGTCTTTGCCGTCATGTTCATGGGCGGGCTCGTCTTCGGTATCCCGGCCACGATCGTCACTTACTTCCTGACCCTGTATGTGGTTCGTCGGTATCGTCGTCGCAAGGCGATCCGGGCCCTGCGCAAGTAA
- a CDS encoding methyl-accepting chemotaxis protein: protein MLGGPLVFVIVFGLGVCGVFGAAAYVGGWIAYGCGAAATLVLTGLAAWLGHRRLSGLKHALNAMATGENCALDGPLDEVVSTCAGAMSERRRQVVFYESALRDLGTPALVCDAQGVIRLVTNSMLALLKKSGDRVTGLSVSQALYDKVGVSKTEKALQQGRGVEEDAELTLWDGRVIFVRVFISLVRDDGGDVLGAVTSFIDLTEQRAHQEELEEQRERMVRAGERISGLAEHVASATDLLSASADDQAQGAQNQRRQTASVAAAMEEIMATVLEVAKNAEATRLAATEANDSAGRGKSMVDAAVGAINEVAEFSTRLEREVGELDSQAGEIGKIISVINDIADQTNLLALNAAIEAARAGDAGRGFAVVADEVRKLAEKTVDATREVEAAVGTIQSRSKSAIASMEATAKQVSESTDLSGRAGDALEHIMAGIRDMVERVADIATVAGQQSSATEQIMENVEDIATIAEDADEAAGQAASATREMADLARELLNVSNEFREGGAGSDLRESPREMRGILPGIAQDFVRETYGGDVFDAMQAELDNPVFQAEGGYPDHVLVQIAQSAANRAKVPLKEFFQELGRYTLSRFSEMYPGYFKDESLKDFFMSMNTVHAKFSEAQPGVKAPNFTFEDKGNELFMNYRSSRGLFDYFEGLLLGAAELKGERIRVAIKPFDEETARAEIVFLGTE, encoded by the coding sequence ATGCTTGGCGGGCCACTGGTTTTCGTGATCGTCTTCGGTCTGGGAGTGTGCGGCGTGTTTGGTGCCGCGGCATATGTCGGAGGCTGGATCGCCTATGGATGCGGCGCGGCAGCAACCCTGGTCCTGACAGGATTGGCTGCCTGGCTCGGCCACCGGCGTCTGTCAGGACTGAAGCACGCCCTGAACGCGATGGCCACAGGGGAGAATTGTGCGCTCGACGGTCCGCTGGACGAGGTCGTGAGTACCTGCGCAGGAGCCATGTCCGAGCGTCGGCGTCAGGTCGTCTTCTATGAGAGTGCCTTGAGGGATCTCGGGACCCCGGCCCTGGTCTGCGACGCCCAAGGTGTGATCAGGCTGGTCACGAATTCCATGCTCGCCCTGTTGAAGAAGAGCGGGGATCGGGTGACGGGCCTGAGCGTCAGCCAGGCCCTGTATGACAAGGTCGGCGTGTCCAAGACGGAAAAAGCCCTGCAGCAGGGGCGTGGGGTCGAAGAAGATGCCGAGCTGACCCTGTGGGATGGCCGGGTCATATTCGTCCGGGTTTTCATCAGCCTCGTCCGGGACGACGGCGGTGATGTCCTTGGTGCCGTCACGTCGTTCATCGATTTGACGGAACAGCGCGCCCACCAGGAGGAGTTGGAGGAACAGCGCGAGCGCATGGTCCGTGCCGGAGAGCGCATCAGCGGCCTGGCAGAGCATGTGGCCTCGGCCACCGATCTTTTGTCCGCCTCCGCCGATGACCAGGCTCAGGGGGCACAGAACCAGCGCAGGCAGACCGCATCCGTGGCCGCTGCCATGGAAGAGATCATGGCGACTGTGTTGGAGGTGGCCAAGAACGCCGAGGCCACCCGCCTGGCGGCCACCGAGGCAAATGATTCCGCAGGCAGGGGAAAGTCCATGGTGGACGCGGCCGTGGGAGCCATCAACGAGGTGGCCGAGTTTTCGACAAGGCTGGAGCGCGAGGTCGGGGAACTGGACAGCCAGGCCGGTGAAATCGGCAAGATCATCAGCGTCATCAATGACATCGCCGACCAGACGAACCTGTTGGCCCTCAACGCGGCCATCGAAGCTGCCCGGGCCGGGGATGCCGGACGCGGATTTGCCGTGGTGGCGGATGAGGTGCGCAAGCTCGCTGAAAAGACCGTGGATGCCACCCGGGAGGTGGAAGCGGCCGTCGGGACCATTCAGTCCCGGTCCAAGAGTGCCATCGCATCCATGGAAGCGACCGCCAAGCAGGTAAGCGAGTCAACCGATCTTTCCGGGAGGGCGGGCGATGCGCTGGAGCACATCATGGCCGGTATCCGGGACATGGTCGAGCGCGTGGCCGACATCGCCACCGTGGCCGGGCAGCAGTCCTCCGCAACCGAGCAGATCATGGAGAATGTCGAGGACATCGCGACCATAGCCGAGGACGCCGACGAGGCCGCGGGGCAGGCGGCGAGCGCTACCCGCGAGATGGCCGACCTCGCCAGGGAGCTTTTGAATGTTTCCAATGAGTTCCGTGAAGGCGGGGCGGGCAGCGATTTGCGGGAATCGCCCAGGGAGATGCGGGGCATATTGCCCGGGATAGCCCAGGATTTCGTGCGGGAGACCTATGGCGGGGACGTGTTCGACGCCATGCAGGCGGAGCTGGACAATCCGGTCTTTCAGGCCGAAGGCGGCTATCCGGACCATGTGCTGGTGCAAATCGCCCAATCCGCCGCCAACCGCGCCAAGGTGCCTCTCAAAGAGTTCTTCCAGGAGCTGGGCCGGTATACCTTGAGCCGCTTCAGCGAAATGTATCCCGGGTATTTCAAGGACGAGTCCCTCAAGGATTTTTTCATGAGCATGAACACGGTCCATGCCAAATTCAGCGAAGCCCAGCCGGGCGTGAAGGCCCCGAATTTCACCTTTGAGGACAAGGGGAACGAACTGTTCATGAACTACCGCTCCTCCCGGGGACTGTTCGACTATTTCGAGGGGCTTCTCCTGGGTGCGGCCGAACTCAAGGGGGAAAGGATTCGTGTGGCCATCAAGCCCTTCGACGAGGAGACGGCGCGTGCCGAGATCGTCTTTCTCGGCACGGAGTAA
- a CDS encoding chemotaxis protein CheA, translating into MSDDLNRQIFKEEAYDLLRELEGALLELEEAPDDSDLINQIFRALHTIKGSGSMFGFDEIAGFTHELETVFDQVRNGEVQSTPVLCSLSLQARDQISVMLDAEAGEPLDPDNREDILDGLRAFVSGVAGDGGDEAVDAPVESEELGEEDKPDSEGNTFTIRLTPKGDAHIDAAAVESFFEELDRIGKLTVLSRHGDAGAGWNLSLVTPKDKDGVEDIFFFLDAEVAVDISEQSASDSVQETPVPEPPPTIEPETADEIEVQPSLPVALGEEGECLDGVRKLGEILVDCGELAEEDLEEALEEQKTVKADQPLGKILADKGKVAPEKVTKAVKQQAEARQLDGKRKQEALSSIRVAADKLDYLVDLVGELVIVQAQITQVVSERNDPAMTLLAEELERLSDELRDSTLGIRMLPIGTSFSKFRRLVRDLSADLGKQISLSTSGAETELDKTVIERLGDPLVHLLRNSIDHGVETPAEREAKGKPPQGNIMLAAEHSGGEVLIRITDDGRGMSSEMIREKGVERGLISKDAELTEKELLKLIFEPGFSTASEVTNVSGRGVGMDVVKRAIDSLRGVIDIDSKPDAGTSIIIRLPLTLAIIDGLQVRVEDEYYVIPLSLVEECVELSRAEVESSDSNQRILHLRGEIVPYIHIRDWFDIEGDNPPIEQIVITGVEGSRVGIVVDTVIGEHQTVIKSLGRVYKDVEGISGATIKGDGSIALILDVPSLVRRVIAESN; encoded by the coding sequence ATGTCCGATGATCTGAACAGGCAAATATTCAAGGAGGAGGCATACGACCTCCTGCGCGAACTCGAAGGTGCGCTTCTGGAGTTGGAAGAAGCTCCGGACGATTCGGATTTGATAAACCAGATATTCAGGGCCCTGCATACGATCAAGGGGTCCGGGTCCATGTTCGGCTTTGACGAAATCGCGGGGTTCACCCACGAATTGGAAACCGTTTTCGATCAGGTTCGCAACGGCGAGGTCCAGTCGACCCCCGTTCTGTGCAGCCTGTCCCTCCAGGCCCGAGATCAGATTAGCGTCATGCTCGACGCCGAGGCGGGGGAACCCCTGGACCCGGACAACCGGGAGGACATCCTCGACGGTTTGAGGGCCTTTGTCTCCGGCGTTGCGGGCGATGGCGGCGACGAAGCGGTCGATGCGCCTGTTGAGTCGGAAGAACTGGGCGAAGAGGACAAGCCTGATTCGGAAGGCAACACCTTCACCATCCGCCTGACGCCGAAAGGGGACGCCCATATCGACGCCGCTGCCGTGGAATCCTTTTTCGAGGAATTGGATCGGATCGGCAAGTTGACGGTCCTGTCCCGCCATGGTGATGCCGGTGCGGGCTGGAATCTCTCTTTGGTCACCCCGAAGGACAAGGACGGCGTGGAGGATATCTTTTTCTTCCTGGACGCCGAAGTCGCCGTGGATATTTCCGAACAGTCGGCGTCCGATTCAGTGCAGGAAACGCCTGTTCCCGAGCCCCCCCCCACCATTGAGCCCGAAACTGCTGATGAGATCGAGGTTCAACCTTCCCTGCCCGTTGCCCTGGGAGAGGAAGGCGAATGCCTGGACGGAGTGCGGAAGCTGGGCGAAATTCTCGTCGACTGCGGCGAGCTTGCCGAAGAGGACCTCGAGGAGGCCTTGGAAGAGCAGAAGACCGTCAAGGCCGATCAACCACTGGGTAAGATACTGGCCGACAAGGGCAAGGTCGCCCCGGAGAAAGTTACCAAGGCCGTTAAGCAGCAGGCCGAAGCCCGGCAATTGGACGGAAAGCGGAAGCAGGAAGCGTTGTCGTCAATTCGGGTCGCTGCGGACAAGCTCGATTATCTTGTGGACCTGGTCGGCGAATTGGTCATTGTCCAGGCTCAGATAACCCAGGTGGTCTCCGAGAGGAACGACCCGGCCATGACGTTGCTGGCCGAGGAACTGGAGCGCCTCAGTGACGAACTCAGGGATTCCACCCTGGGTATCCGCATGCTGCCCATCGGCACTTCCTTCAGCAAGTTCCGCAGGTTGGTGCGCGATCTGTCCGCCGACCTCGGCAAGCAGATCAGCCTGTCCACCAGCGGCGCTGAGACCGAGTTGGACAAGACGGTCATCGAACGCTTGGGCGACCCCCTGGTCCACCTGCTGCGCAACTCCATCGATCACGGCGTCGAGACGCCCGCCGAGCGCGAGGCCAAGGGCAAGCCCCCGCAGGGCAACATAATGCTGGCCGCCGAGCACTCCGGCGGCGAGGTCCTTATTCGCATCACGGACGACGGTCGCGGCATGAGCAGCGAGATGATCCGGGAGAAGGGCGTGGAGCGGGGACTCATCAGCAAGGACGCTGAGCTGACCGAGAAGGAGTTGCTCAAACTTATTTTCGAGCCCGGTTTTTCCACGGCCAGCGAGGTGACCAATGTGTCCGGCCGCGGCGTGGGCATGGATGTGGTGAAAAGGGCCATCGATTCCCTGCGCGGGGTCATCGACATCGATTCCAAACCCGATGCCGGGACGTCCATCATCATCAGGCTGCCGCTGACCCTGGCCATCATCGACGGGTTGCAGGTCCGGGTCGAGGACGAATACTACGTCATCCCGCTTTCCCTGGTCGAGGAATGCGTGGAGCTTTCCCGGGCAGAAGTCGAGAGCAGCGATTCAAACCAGCGCATCCTGCACCTTCGCGGGGAGATAGTCCCGTATATCCATATCCGCGATTGGTTCGACATCGAGGGAGACAATCCGCCCATCGAGCAGATCGTCATCACCGGCGTGGAAGGAAGCCGTGTCGGCATCGTGGTCGATACGGTCATCGGCGAGCACCAGACGGTCATCAAGAGCCTGGGGCGCGTCTACAAGGACGTGGAAGGGATATCCGGGGCCACCATCAAGGGAGATGGTTCCATTGCCCTTATCCTTGACGTCCCGAGTCTTGTGCGACGGGTTATTGCAGAGTCCAATTAG
- a CDS encoding protein-glutamate methylesterase/protein-glutamine glutaminase — protein sequence MRKIRVLIVDDSAVVRQTLVDILSSDPQIEIMGTAVDPFVAAEKLKKEIPDVITLDIEMPRMDGLTFLQKLMKQHPVPVVICSSVAEKGTDNALRALELGAVEIIAKPKVGTKKFLEESSIRLIDKVKAAAQVRTKSIKISVPPLKVSPKLSADAVIPKGKLQAVGSTERICLVGASTGGTEALRVFLEALPEGCPPIAIVQHMPEHFTAAFARRLDTICRISVKEARDGDPMMRGQALIAPGDKHMLLKRLGSKYCVEVKEGPLVSRHRPSVDVLFRSGARYGGKNVVAAIMTGMGDDGAKGIRELKEAGAYTIAQDEASCVVFGMPQEAIKTGGVDKILSLTKIAPEIVRACS from the coding sequence ATGCGAAAGATCAGAGTCTTGATCGTCGATGATTCGGCTGTCGTGCGGCAGACATTGGTAGATATCCTTTCCTCCGATCCGCAGATCGAGATCATGGGTACGGCCGTTGATCCTTTTGTGGCCGCCGAAAAGCTCAAGAAGGAAATTCCCGACGTCATCACCCTGGATATCGAGATGCCGCGCATGGACGGCTTGACTTTTTTGCAAAAGCTGATGAAACAACACCCTGTGCCCGTAGTCATATGTTCATCAGTGGCTGAGAAGGGTACGGACAACGCATTGAGGGCTCTCGAATTGGGGGCGGTTGAGATCATCGCCAAGCCCAAGGTCGGGACCAAGAAATTTCTTGAAGAATCGAGTATCCGGCTCATCGACAAGGTCAAGGCTGCTGCGCAGGTCAGAACCAAGTCGATCAAGATATCTGTCCCGCCGCTGAAGGTGTCTCCCAAGCTGAGCGCCGATGCGGTCATACCAAAAGGAAAGCTGCAGGCAGTGGGATCGACCGAAAGGATATGTCTCGTCGGTGCGTCCACCGGCGGCACCGAAGCTTTGCGGGTGTTTCTGGAAGCCCTTCCCGAGGGGTGTCCGCCCATTGCCATCGTCCAGCACATGCCCGAGCATTTCACGGCCGCCTTTGCCAGGCGTTTGGATACGATTTGCCGGATCAGTGTCAAGGAAGCCAGGGACGGCGACCCCATGATGCGCGGCCAGGCACTCATTGCCCCGGGCGACAAGCACATGCTGCTCAAGCGCCTGGGTTCCAAGTATTGTGTTGAGGTCAAGGAAGGGCCTTTGGTCTCCCGCCATCGTCCGTCCGTGGATGTCCTGTTCCGTTCCGGCGCACGGTACGGCGGGAAGAACGTGGTCGCGGCCATCATGACCGGCATGGGCGACGACGGGGCCAAGGGTATCCGGGAACTGAAGGAAGCCGGTGCCTATACCATCGCTCAGGATGAGGCGTCCTGCGTCGTTTTCGGCATGCCTCAGGAGGCCATCAAGACAGGGGGGGTGGACAAGATCCTTTCCCTGACCAAGATCGCCCCGGAGATTGTCCGCGCTTGCAGTTAG
- a CDS encoding DUF190 domain-containing protein, whose protein sequence is MKLLEKAERIRIYIGEDDKFKGQPLAEAIVKEARKLELAGATVFRGLIGFGANSLIHTSKILRLSEGLPVVVEIIDHPDRLEPLLALLDDMVREGMVTREPVDVIAYRHS, encoded by the coding sequence ATGAAACTCCTTGAAAAAGCAGAACGAATCCGAATCTACATCGGTGAAGACGACAAATTCAAAGGACAACCCCTGGCCGAAGCCATCGTCAAAGAGGCGCGCAAGCTGGAACTGGCCGGGGCCACGGTCTTCCGTGGCCTCATCGGCTTCGGGGCCAACAGCCTCATCCACACAAGCAAGATACTCAGGCTCTCGGAGGGACTGCCCGTGGTCGTGGAGATCATAGACCACCCGGACCGCCTGGAACCCCTGCTCGCCCTCCTCGACGACATGGTCAGGGAAGGCATGGTCACGCGGGAGCCCGTGGACGTCATCGCCTATCGGCACTCCTGA
- the crcB gene encoding fluoride efflux transporter CrcB, whose product MTKILYLCVGGAAGTLSRYWLSGVAQRLAGGSFPAGTFAVNMLGCLLFGAIWGFFENRILPGSEVRLLFLTGFMGAFTTFSTYMFETAGLVKLGQITAALGNVVGQSVAGLALVILGIALGRLL is encoded by the coding sequence TTGACGAAAATACTCTATCTCTGCGTGGGCGGCGCAGCCGGGACCTTGTCCCGCTACTGGCTGTCCGGTGTGGCCCAACGGCTGGCGGGCGGCTCGTTTCCGGCCGGCACCTTTGCCGTGAACATGCTTGGCTGTCTGCTCTTCGGCGCGATATGGGGCTTTTTCGAAAACCGCATTCTGCCCGGCTCCGAAGTCCGCCTCCTTTTCCTGACCGGTTTCATGGGCGCTTTCACCACCTTCTCCACATACATGTTCGAGACCGCGGGATTGGTCAAGCTCGGGCAGATCACGGCAGCCCTGGGAAACGTCGTCGGCCAATCCGTAGCCGGACTGGCCCTGGTCATCCTCGGCATCGCCCTGGGACGCCTCCTCTAA
- a CDS encoding class IV adenylate cyclase encodes MVLESELKFLDVNLKETSLRLREGGGESLGRYFETNTVFDYPDRSLKKRGVLLRLRERQGQAVLTVKRPPREMKPTQLKVFEEIETMVGDFGAMRDSLLAVGLTEAFGYEKVREKWRYMDCVVCLDTLPFGDFIEIEGTDVTVYACAEALGIGGCETTKQTYHGLNIEHRHASGLAPDENFRFEASVRDDLLRELGKD; translated from the coding sequence ATGGTTCTGGAAAGCGAGTTGAAATTCCTGGATGTGAATCTGAAGGAAACAAGTCTCCGTCTGCGCGAAGGCGGCGGCGAGTCCCTGGGCCGGTATTTCGAGACGAACACGGTCTTTGACTATCCTGACAGGTCCTTGAAAAAACGGGGTGTCCTTCTGCGTTTGCGCGAGAGACAGGGCCAAGCCGTTCTGACCGTGAAGCGTCCGCCCAGGGAAATGAAGCCGACCCAGCTCAAGGTCTTCGAGGAAATCGAAACCATGGTGGGCGATTTCGGGGCCATGCGCGACTCGCTGCTGGCCGTTGGCCTCACGGAGGCATTCGGGTACGAGAAGGTGCGCGAGAAATGGCGGTACATGGATTGCGTGGTTTGCTTGGACACGCTGCCGTTCGGGGATTTCATCGAGATCGAAGGAACGGACGTGACGGTCTACGCCTGTGCCGAGGCCCTGGGCATCGGGGGATGCGAGACCACCAAGCAGACATACCATGGGCTCAACATCGAGCACCGGCACGCCAGTGGGCTCGCCCCGGACGAGAATTTCCGGTTCGAGGCGTCCGTGCGTGACGACCTTCTGCGCGAGCTTGGAAAAGATTGA
- a CDS encoding ATP-dependent Clp protease adaptor ClpS, with amino-acid sequence MSDPFTGDRFESELLGEHEVKEPRKYKVLLHNDDYTTMDFVVEILVRVFRKTEAQATAIMLSVHNQGYGVCGTFTAEVAETKVDLVHRLAKSAGFPLKCSMEGE; translated from the coding sequence ATGAGCGACCCTTTTACCGGGGACCGATTTGAATCCGAGTTGCTTGGCGAACACGAAGTCAAGGAACCGAGAAAGTATAAGGTCCTGCTGCACAATGACGATTATACGACCATGGATTTCGTGGTCGAGATACTGGTGCGCGTTTTCCGCAAGACCGAGGCTCAGGCCACGGCGATCATGTTGTCGGTCCACAACCAGGGTTACGGTGTCTGCGGCACATTCACCGCCGAGGTGGCCGAAACCAAGGTGGACCTGGTTCACAGGCTCGCGAAAAGTGCCGGTTTTCCGCTCAAGTGCAGCATGGAAGGTGAATAG